One segment of Acropora muricata isolate sample 2 chromosome 8, ASM3666990v1, whole genome shotgun sequence DNA contains the following:
- the LOC136926741 gene encoding DDB1- and CUL4-associated factor 6-like: protein MEPRKSLYHTLQQRVLGVLPPGFLLKRARGSKYLVQCLQKEATLTGHEGCVNSIAWNENGELLLSGADDYRLNIYRPANRKLVHSIRSGHRANIFSAKFLPCSGDRWIVSCAGNGMIHFTDLDRESTYGQFPFDCHAGTTYEVITTPGDPNTFLSCGEDGTVRQFDLRTKTKCLCRECKEDILIDCGKAVTSINLNPIMPYHLGLGCEDSTVRVFDRRALSSSSSNKMHGMFCQFRPESLSERTCRVTSLSYSPDGSELLVSYCADYVYLFTLRGTKQPRSYQDSGSDNGYSNGSNGHRNVPPLKRLRLRGDWSDTGPNARPESEHPSPESSLMQRMSDMFARWLEESFRAGQRHRARTSTSRSTSVSSSSSSVASSPTYLSSSSSESSSASGVFEEEPRRRQIAEPRSETLFSREGLMLRSTVDHSSVELDADPPIIQDVSNRAQRTYGNSTNISSTTSLELIPHCEEGQENPSQTIASASDSCSSNGTITLEGDFASSGQQSPQSLTPTSMSVDEARCSRSAPELSSPKRDLPVHLVASSSSVSNQNRPQKRTKNAKKAESVGNVTGVSYNAEELSGGDMYSFSMATPETSHVTRTRAQPTPCQETCSSRNTQEILEVDSSDHERSSAATRIQRVYRLHKKAKISAQSDEQHVWIPEMTRVYKGHRNARTMIKEANFWGEDFVLSGSDCGRIFIWDKYTAELAMILQGDKHVVNCVQPHPYDPILASSGIDYDIKIWTPTAVDPREPLDKEEIIRRNEKMLEESRDTITVPASFMIRMLATLNQARFGQQNQNEDTDSDSSDD, encoded by the exons ATGGAACCTAGGAAAAGTTTGTATCATACCTTGCAGCAGAGAGTGTTAGGTGTCCTTCCACCGGGATTTCTCTTGAAGAGGGCTCGAG GAAGCAAATATCTGGTACAGTGCTTGCAAAAAGAGGCCACTTTGACAGGGCATGAAGGCTGT GTCAATAGCATTGCCTGGAATGAAAATGGTGAATTATTGCTCTCTGGAGCAGATGATTACAGGCTGAATATATACAGGCCAGCCAATAGAAAG CTGGTGCACTCTATCAGATCTGGTCACAGAGCCAACATTTTTAGTGCAAAGTTTCTGCCTTGTTCAGGAGACAGATGG ATAGTGTCCTGTGCTGGCAATGGAATGATCCACTTTACTGATCTTGACAGAGAGTCAACTTATGGTCAGTTTCCCTTTGACTGTCACGCTGGCACTACTTATGAG GTGATAACCACCCCAGGTGACCCCAACACATTTTTAAGTTGTGGTGAGGATGGTACTGTTAGGCAGTTTGACCTCAGAACGAAAACGAAGTGTTTGTGTCGAGAATGCAAAGAG GATATTCTTATCGACTGTGGTAAAGCTGTGACCTCCATCAACTTGAACCCCATCATGCCCTACCATCTGGGTTTAGGCTGCGAGGACAGTACTGTTCGCGTTTTTGACAGGCGAGCGTTGAGTAGCAGTAGCTCAAACAAGATGCACGGCATGTTTTGCCAATTTAGACCTGAGTCTCTTAGTGAGAGGACTTGCAGAGTAACGTCTCTCAGTTACAG CCCCGATGGAAGTGAGCTCCTGGTTAGTTACTGTGCAGACTACGTCTATCTCTTCACTTTACGAGGCACAAAACAGCCCCGTAGTTACCAGGACAGTGGATCAGACAACGGTTACTCAAACGGTAGCAACGGGCACAGGAATGTACCTCCACTCAAGCGACTGCGCTTGCGCGGTGACTGGTCAGACACTGGGCCTAATGCAAGGCCTGAAAGCGAGCACCCTTCCCCTGAAAGTTCCTTAATGCAACGAATGTCTGACATGTTTGCACGGTGGCTTGAAGAATCGTTCCGTGCTGGTCAGCGACACAGAGCGCGGACCTCAACCTCTCGCTCAACTTCAGTGTCCTCTTCGTCGTCATCGGTGGCGTCGTCTCCGACGTATTTATCCAGTAGTTCGTCAGAATCGAGCAGCGCTTCAGGTGTATTCGAGGAGGAACCGAGAAGGCGACAAATTGCCGAACCAAGATCCGAAACATTGTTTAGTCGAGAAGGTTTGATGTTGCGTTCGACGGTTGATCATTCATCCGTTGAACTAGACGCGGACCCTCCAATTATTCAAGACGTAAGCAACAGAGCACAGAGAACGTACGGTAATAGTACAAATATTTCTAGTACAACTTCATTAGAGCTCATTCCTCATTGTGAGGAAGGACAAGAAAACCCTTCACAAACTATTGCGTCAGCAAGTGACTCCTGTTCTAGTAATGGAACTATAACTTTAGAAGGAGACTTTGCCTCATCAGGGCAACAAAGCCCACAATCTCTTACACCCACGTCGATGAGTGTCGATGAAGCTCGCTGTAGCCGAAGTGCTCCTGAACTGTCTTCACCGAAAAGAGACTTACCTGTTCATCTAGTAGCCTCGTCTAGCTCGGTTTCAAACCAAAACAGACcacaaaaaaggacaaaaaacgcCAAGAAGGCGGAATCGGTGGGAAACGTTACAGGTGTTAGTTATAATGCAGAGGAACTCTCTGGAGGTGACATGTACTCTTTCTCCATGGCCACGCCGGAGACCAGCCACGTAACGCGCACACGCGCGCAACCCACGCCTTGTCAGGAAACTTGCAGCTCGAGAAACACGCAAGAGATTCTCGAAGTTGATTCTTCTGATCATGAACGATCTTCTGCAGCAACTAGAATTCAGCGCGTTTATAGACTTCACAAGAAAGCTAAGATATCCGCGCAGAGTGATGAACAACACGTGTGGATTCCGGAAATGACTCGAGTTTATAAAGGTCACCGCAATGCAAGAACCATG ATAAAGGAGGCCAACTTCTGGGGTGAGGACTTTGTCCTCAGCGGAAGTGACTGTGGGCGCATCTTTATCTGGGACAAGTACACTGCAGAGTTGGCCATGATCCTCCAAGGTGACAAACACGTTGTCAACTGCGTACAGCCCCATCCATATGATCCGA TCTTGGCTTCTAGTGGAATTGATTATGACATCAAAATCTGGACACCGACTGCTGTCGATCCCAGGGAGCCTTTGGATAAGGAAGAG ATAATTCGCCGAAATGAAAAGATGTTGGAGGAGAGTAGAGATACCATCACTGTTCCTGCTTCTTTCATGATACGCATGCTCGCTACCTTGAATCAAGCAAGATTCG GTcaacaaaatcaaaatgaagaTACTGATTCTGATTCCAGTGACGACTAG